The Sesamum indicum cultivar Zhongzhi No. 13 linkage group LG9, S_indicum_v1.0, whole genome shotgun sequence genome segment GCGACGCACCTACCCGTTGTACAGGGTTGATTCCATGTTCATTCGGGTACCTTTGAGCACtacaatttttaatgataagGTCATTTGATTAGTCTAAGTCTTGTGAATGAGCCGAGTGAGGAAATCTTCTGTGACAGTTCTAACATGATAAGAGGTCCAGGCTAAATGCTATTATGCACATCATCTTCTGGGTCCTCGATTATCATACATGatatgaagaaatatattCTGTTTTTGCATCATCTTCTGCATCTTGATAATTATGcttaatttgaagaaatacaTCTTCTGTTCGGATCTGAACAATAGCGAGAGAAccttcaaaaatatttattgagttCTGCAGGAACAATTGATTTTCAACTATTTGAGTATGTATTACATATGCCATGGGGTCCATACTCGTAATTATCAAACAACTTTTCGatcttttcataaaattcCGCTTATTGTCTTAGGACTGTCAGGCTTTTAGTCTGATCTTTATGTCCACTATTTTGGCTCATTTAAATTTGTGAATGCTCAATTTGTGCAAATTAATCGCATAAAGTGCAATCCAGTTGTCATACAGTTCTCACATATAATGCCCCTGAGTTGTTATGTGGTTGagcaaaacacacacacaagaaaaTGGGGCCAAAGGAAACAATGGAAGGGGGATGATGCAAGATGATCCAGACATTTTGCATCATAATCTACTATCAGCaataattgttgaatttttttagattatagATGTTCTGGCTTAGTTTTTTCAAACCAATTGATAAACTCATTTGAATGTCACTTTTGTTTACCAAGACAAAACCTCACTGTCGCATTTCTTGGTTGAATAATCTGGCTTCTTTGTTTGGAAACTATTCATGATATATTTTGGCTGTGATCTGTAGGGCCTAGAAGATTTTTGTTTCGTCAAACACTGGGTCGCCTTCAGAGTGAGGAGGTATACCAATATCACAACCATATGTTTCCATCGTATGACTGGAGACTATGGAGGAATTGGAACTAACATCCCCCTTTTTCATAAGTTTGATGCGTTCAGTGTCGTCTGTGTCTGTAGGAAGTATATTTATGCTAAGTAATGTGCTGAGCACTTTTCATCTCGGCTGTATGTAGGCACAATTTGTTAGAGCTGAAAAGAATGTCAAGGAGTTGAACCTATCTGTTGACTTAATGAAGAAAGAGAGCAAAAAACTGCTTGAAAGATCGGCTCTTGCTGAAAAAGACATGAAACGTGGCCATTCTGACCTCATGTAGAAGATTATTTGAAGCACTTTGATGAATACATTGATTATTCTTTTCTCATTCTATGGACCTGATTTTTCAAACTCATATGTAGGAATGCTGGAAAGCAGATCCAAAGCCTTGTAAGATCAGTTTATAAGACAGAAGCTGAAGCTGCTGGTATGTTCCTAACTTGGTCTTTCTAGATTTCTTCCCCTCCTCTTACTTAAATGTAAAGATTAAGTATAGTCAGAAAAAACCTTTCAAAAAGTGGTGTACAGTTAAGGTCAAgccatgaatttttaattagcACCACCTTTCAACTGGGATAAGCTTCCTATCACCTCCTTGAGCAGTGCCACTAAGGTGATCACTGATCTGAGTATTCACCTGATGTTCAGAAGACATATATTTTGGCAGACAGCTCTGAAGTGGGAAAAATACCCTAAAACTGATGTGGTTATACAtatgtacacacacacacacacagaaatGATCAAGTTATGATGGGTTTTCTCTGAACCTGTAGCTCAACATGAAGCAATTTGgctccaaaaaataaatccatgCCCTTCCCCAAACAAGATGGGTCATGTTGAGGACTCATTTTGTGTGGAATCATTACCATCCCTTGGACCATCTATGATTCTTGTACATTCTCTAATTCCTTAGGCCAAGCAGACATGATCTTGGAGATGGATAAGCATATCAAATTTGATGGCTAaacatttcatataatttaactAGCCTCAGGTATCATCCACTTGATAATTTGTTGCCAGCTTCCACCTGACCAGAGAACATCGGATTTTCAGAAGAGGAGAATCCATatctaaaagtaaaaatgacgcgcaaatttaatatgacaatGGTCTTGTTTTCGACATCCACAAGCCAAACAAGATGCAGAAGAGCCTAGTGTCATCAATACTAATGGATGAAGGCCAAAACTTTTTCCCTTTAGGTTGGGCTCAACCCACTTGTTCCAATCACGGTTGAGAGTCCTTAGATAAGATGGCAGCCTTCTGTCCAATAaagatttctttttcaattcatCCTTGGGCCTATGTAAACTAGAACAACCcaaaaactatttttctttatatttctcCTTTTGCTTTTCTGAAGATATGACAttgaaaatcatttttaaagtatgtaatagttttttggaataattacaacgcCATCCCCAGAGGTTTGCTCAAACTACACTTAAGAGTCTCTATGGTTTGAAGAATTACATTTATGACACTAACAGCAGCTAAAAAAACCAATGTTCTTGATAATATGACACTTTTACACTTCATTATAAATTACGCAAACCTCCTTTGAGATTTCTAGATTGGAGTTTCTTTATGATTCAACATTACAATATAATACAAAACATGGTGTCCTTTGCTTCTGTACCCAAAACTCCACTCAATACATTCTGCCttgtcatttttgtttatacatTTCTCTTATATGCTGTGCTCAGATTTGATGGATCTGCTGCGAGAAATACCTGGTAGGGAGGCTTTGAAGCTACGAGCAGATGTAAGTCCCTTAATCCTAAAATTGTAGTTGCATGTTTCTCAATCTATGGTTTGTACTGTTACAGTCACTGTAAAACTATTGACTGTTTTTGGTAACATCTGATATTTGCACCAGGTTGCTTCTATGGCATCACATTTGCGGCAACAAAGATCAGCACTGGACAAAAGAATTCTAAAGATTTCCGAATTAGGTATTCATGTGTAACACTTTTGACCCGATTTCTCTAATAACAAGAGATACTTTCAACTTTTGGTTACTGCTGCCAGAATCTTGAGATTCACTTTTGATCTTGCTCATTCAAATGGAGCATCAGATAAATAACACATACAAAGGCCAACATGTAAAACGCAAGTGCTCCTACTCATGGACTTGTCAATTTCACTTGTCTGTGCTCAGTGAAAGTCTGAGACATTATATTGAAGCTTGattctgcttttttttttttttttctaatctttCAATAAATCTTGATAGGTGCAGTTCCTGCAGACTTTGAAAGGATTgaaatttcatgtaatatgATCCCAGATTTTGATGGAAAAAACAAATCATGATAGTAATGAAGAAAAGGGCTAAACACTCATCCCTGAAGCAAAATTCGAACTTTTCACGTATCGTTTTATGCTCTGACTGCTTGCATAGCTTTTACTCTTGCACCTCATGTTTGTAGTTCagaatttttcttcaagtGCTTTGGGGTGAAAATTTGGGTTTCTCGGCTGATTAGTTTAGTTGAactacacaaaataaataaaacaaataaagcaAAAGTAATGACTTTAATACGTGGTGCATGCAAGGTTAAATATCTATCGACCTGAATAACccattatacttttatttaatttgagaaaaatgttattatcGATTTTCTTGTCTCAACTTGGATACCAGTTAAAATTATTCGCAAGCATTCATGTGTAGATAGTCGACTGTTTTGGTCATGTAAGAAAATGGGCTTTCTCATACAAATTGATAAGCTGAGAAGCGATAACTAAATAAACCACAGAAGAGCTCGCGTTCAACAAGTTAAACTTGTGCTGCCCTTCTGACAAAATTATCTCTTCATACTGCCAACTCAACAAATTCTCTTTGATATAATCTGCATCAGGGGTATCAAACTTGCGCCCACCTCATCGAAGCTTGAATTTTAGTCAAAgatactaaataaaattacgaaACCAAGGTACTTTAGCATCATGTAAGCATAAAAGTGCATATTCAATATAACTGAAAATGtgcatgtaatttttgaaatatataaatcttgaACTTNNNNNNNNNNAATACCAGTTCACTTTTTTGAGTATAAGCAAATACAAAGCCACCCTTGGAGCTTTAATGGGTCcgcataattcaaaattttaatctcTCATTTTCTCAGAACTGTGAATCCAACGATAACTAGCGCTCTAATTTTGAATCAAGCATGGACATTGTCGCCACTTGCCATGCATTAATATAGCAGACTAAAAATGTACATTAGCACATAAATATACCGTACGAAGGCTCAGCAGAAATGCATTCAATTCCCTGGAAAGCAGAAGAAAGCAAGCAAAAATGTCATGGAACGCAACTATCAATATGGCCTATCAAGTCTCCACAAGCCTCTCTCTGCAACTATTTCCTCATCTGCGTGAAGAGTTCAGAGGGTGGCCTTCCAACTCCTGATCCACCAGCAAAGGCAGAGAACCCACCACCACTACCCTGCTGATTGCTAAAAGCTCCAAATCCGCCACCTTTAAGTTTGTGCATAACATTATCAGCTAAACCACAGGAAGATGTATCCATCACACAACAAAATCACATAACCATGGAATAATTTTGTGAGACCAGCAGCCTCAAAGTAATAACTCTGTAAACAGAAATGTCTACTATTGATCTCTGCAACTGAAACGTCCAAATCACATGAGCCCCCAATTGCAAGAGCATTGCAACAACTAATTATTTTGCATGAATTCATATTTTCTCGAGTAGACTACACTTTCTCAAGATTAAAGATCAGATATAACTTCTGAATAACAAAACATGGTATAAACTATTAATCATATGGAGATTTACCTGAAACAGCACCGGATGTTGTTGAAGAGCCAAATCCACCTCCAGCACTAGCAGCGGCACCAAATCCACCTCCAGCACTAGCAGCGGCACCAAATCCACCTCCTGCACTAGCAGCGGCGGCAAATCCACCCCCAGCACTAGCAGCACCTGCAAATCCACCACCAGCAGTTGCTGCAGCAGCGAATCCACCCCCAACTGTTGCTGCAGCAGCAAAACCACCAGCGCCTGATGCCAGACTACCAAATCCACCACCGGAAGAAGCAGAAGCAAAACCAACTCCAAAACCACCAGCAGGAGTGCCCACAAAACCACTGCCAAAGCCACTTGCAGATGCAACACCGCTTCCTGGCAGACCAGCCCCAAGTTGCCTAGACTGTCCAAAGGTACCGAGTACTGAGCCTAGTGCTTGTTGGCCTACTCCTACATGTGCTGGCTGGCCAAATCCAGCCCCTGCTGAAACTTGACCAGGTATTCCAGAACCCCCAGAAAAGTTAGCGACATTTGGTGGCTGCAAAGGTTCTGGAGGCTGGGGTGATTGAAAGTTAAAAGACGCAGGTCGAAACAGCTCACCGCCAGAAGCAGGAGCCATATATTGAGAGGGAGCGGAAGTTGTACTTTTGTTGAGGACTGCTACACCAAATGGTTTTGACTTTGGAGCTGTTGAATCTGAGGTTGAACCAATCCCAAACCCAACAAAGTTCCCTAATGCAAATCCAGCTGTCTGATCTGTCTCAGGGGCTTCCTCCTCCATTTCCTCATGAGATGATTCTGAAACGACATTTTTTGCACTGTCACCAATCCCTTCACTTGATAGTGCAACTGGTGAAAGAGCTTCAGTCGCAGAAGGCAATTCTAACTTAATAGCTGATGTAACGGATGAACTCTTTGATGAGTcaccaaaatcaattttactCCCAGATTTCGAATTAATAGACAATTCAGATGGTGCAGTTGAGGGCAAAGGTCCAAATTTCAAATCAGATGCAGTAATTGCCAACCCAGGCTGTGATGCTGAAGCCTGAATCTTGACATCCTCTTCAACTTTTGATGGAACGTGAGCAACTGAAGTCCGTGTCTGCAAGACGCCCTCTGTCTCTGAGCCATATTTCGCAATAGATGGAACAGACAATGATGTGAGAGACTCGGGATTTTTAATGCTTGAAGATGGGGATATAGATGAAAGATTATTCTCATGAGTAGACAATGACAACATAGAAGGAAAATTTACGGTTGAAGGAACTGATGTCTGAGGCTGTGGTACCTCCTTTGCAGCTACACTGGCCCCAGAACTGGAAGGAGTCACCGGGGACAGGGTTAATGAACTTGGTTTTGATACAAAAGCTGAAAGTGATGGTAAACTGTTACTTGAAACTGATTGCAACTGGGTAGAGACAGACAGGCCATCATAAGGCTGGCTTGTCTTTTCCGAATTTTTAGTGAATAAACCTTTCACTGATACATTTGAGCCAGAACTGAAAGAAGATGCAGGAGTTATCGGAATTTTGGAGTCAAATAATGTTGTATCAGATGCCATACTAGTACTCTTCGGATTCAAGGTGTTTGACTTGGTAAATCCAATTTTAAAGTGATCTAAGCTCTCAGTTGAACTAGAGGGTGGTGTCAGTGAGTGCTCAGGCATCTGCCCAGACATGGATGGTAATGGATGAAAGCTTGTATCGAACCGTTGAACAAGTTTCGACTCATTTGGAGCAAAAGAATCATTCTTTCCGGTAAAAGGTAGGCTGCTCTTAgatttttcatcaataagTTTGAATACTCCTACTTCACTACTTTGAGTTGTCCTTGTCTCCAATATGGATGGTGGTGGCAATGCTGAAATCTGTTTTGTAGATGACACTTGCATTCCACGACCTAGAAGACCAGCTGTCCTTTGGGGCAAAGATGATGATGGGCTCTGAGTCGACTCTTTTACTGGTATTTCAGCAGTGCCTGTGCAGGGTTATAAAATACTCTTATTAGTaagtttagtttaattaaGCATGAGCTCAGCACATTATTCCAGCTAAAATTGCACTAATACCTCTGCTTTGATAATGGTTCACCCCTCCAGAGAGGTTCAAAAGTGCTGAATGAGCAACTTCTGATTTCTTCTGCAACTGAGGACTGAGATATTGTTTATCCATGTTAAACAGTGAACGATTTGCACTTCCTTTCTCAGAATCTTCTTTCAGCATCCTTTTCACAGTTGTTTTTGGAGGGTCAAAGTTAGCCCAAGTCTGCATTTAGTTGTGAAAACTAAAGcatcacataaaaaaatttaaacagaCGACGAACAACATTTTCCaaggaaagagaaatgaaAGATTAGGACAAGCAAACAGATTTGTTAAGTAAAAGCCGAAGAAAACAGATTAAAGGAATAATACACAGGTCTAATCACCCAGTATTCTTTTCCCTCCTTTTGTCCAAAGAGGAATAAATGCTAAAACATGTCTTTCTAACCTATGCAGTGCTAGCAAAGGTACTAGCTCTCCTCATTTAAAAGATGATGTGAGAAACCAACACAATTAAACTgtcaaaaacaaatattgaaaTGGATCTGGATATTGTTATAGAATAAacaaaactttttgtttagATTATGAGCATACCAACACGTAAGCAAGTTGCCAATATCTTTTCCTACAGCTGGACGTCTACACTTATTCGAGTTATCATTTTTGTGGATCAGTTTTACATTAAGCAGGGAAAGACATAATAGACCCAATCCATAAACTAATAACCTACACCATAAACTTTTGGTCGTCAATCTACACTACCAATCAAAACATAGCCAATTCACTCTAAGAACCATAAAATTCCACCATACTCTCACATCTCCCTTTTCAGGGCAGGTAATGAAGTGGCCATGGACATGGATTGCTGGTTAGTACCATGCTATTTTGGGGGAAAATTCACATTTTGCCAGAAAATATAATGAGAAACCTCCTGAAATCAAGCAATAGAATGCACATATGGTATCATAAACTCAATGAAGCATCAGTAGCACATAATGATGGTCAACTCATTTAGAAGCAAAAGCCCAAGACCAGCAAAGAAGAAATGTTACGCGATCCAGAGAGTCTCGGCGCCGCCTTGCAGTTTCTGGTTCATAGCTCTTGGCAGAGCTAGCTTGGTTTCTTCTAGACTGTTGTTTACTAGCAATATAGCCTGAAGCGATGAAATGTTTTTGGTCTGAAGGAGTACTGGAAGTTCTGGTCCTAGTTGGAGATGTCATAGTGTCACCAACATAAGAAAGACCAATGGATTCAAAGAGCTGCTTTTTCATATCATGCTTCCCAGAAGATTCGATACTCAAAGCAGCCATCTGCTTCGAGAGACATCCAGAAAGTTGCTCAGCAGCTGCCAATTGCGCATGCGTCGTGTTATGTAGAATATGCAAGGGCTGAATTTGCCTGCAAGGCAGATGCTTCATTTCAGTCTGTTACATAGTCACGTTGGACAACCAACAGAGAGAAAATCCTCATGTAAAGTCCGTAACAATTGTAATCCAGACAAGAATGTGATTCAGTGATAGTACAGGACATAAACGACAGCCACACAGAATTATGCAGTACCTTGAATGCCTGTGCGAATTCTGCAAAACTCTCCGGTTTCTTGGCATTCCTCCATCTTCACCGAATTTATTGAACTCCAATGAATTGAAATGCCTCTCCAGTTCAATCAACTTAGTTGTCAACTCCTAGAAGTTTTCCAGGAAAATTGAAACTGGTGTATTGAGGAGTATAATTGAGAAACAGACCTCATAGTTTAGATCAAGCATAATGCACCTGGTTTAATTCCAATATACGTCTTCGCTTCAATTCCATCTCAGAACTCAATTTTTGACGATTCCAAAGTTCCCAATATCGGCTATCTGTCGCTTGCTTGAAGATCCCTTCCATATACACTTTCCTAACCAAAACTGAAATAACATTGAAGAACTCATTAACCTTAGAAAGGATGATAACCACTTCACATGttcaagaacaaaagaaaGTAAACTCATCAAGCAGAAGATACCAGAAAGTGTCAACAAGATCTTATTACCGATAAAAAATTCAACGCAGAGTTCAACATTaaagtattataaatataaagtacaCATGCATGGTGCTGCATCAATTGGGACATAGACAAATCACACAACTCATCTATATAGCTGCTTGCTGTTTCCTTCTGCAACATAACCATAAACCTTTGAAGCAAAAGTATCTTAAAATTATCTGCGACTCAACCCAAAGGAAAAGCATCTACTTTCAATAATGCCCTAGTGATGAGTCCACTAGATGCACCAACACCATCAGTGCCATGATGCCCAAACAAACATAAACGAATGATGAAACTACGCCTGAtagtaaacaaaataaaaattaatgatatgGAAGTTAGTTCAATAAACGTTCAAGAGTAATGATCCATGTACATCTCTATAAGCATCTTAAAGTGCAAGTAATAAGAACTTTGTTCAGAAGTATATTCCAATGATTAATATGTTGGTTAATAgatacttacatatatatgataagCATACTTCAAACAATCTAGCAAAGGGTTTGCTCTCAGTACCAAGCAATACTAATCATTTTTCGTTTTCTAATATGTTTAtctttataattagtattccTAGTTAAACCCTTCTGCCCCACTACCTATACAGCAATATAATGGCTGGCCTTGGCAGAAAGTTGGCCATCATCTTTGCCCAATTCTTCTCCAGTCTCCTTTTCCACAATTACCAAATGCAGTGGGCGGAAAGTTCCTTAGCCTATAATTTTGCCCGGAAAACACCCCATTAACAGCTTCATAGAGAATAAATAAGAAGCATGATTCAAGAGCTTAAGCATCATATTACTCCAGTTTAAGCTGGCACtacataattctttttgcaTCACAACATTTTAATCAACTAAATTAGGAACAGACCTTGTATCGTTTTATCAAGCAGAAGTTGGACTTCCTTTGATCGTTCGTCCATTAGCCCCTACACAGTCCAAAGAAAACATACTATGAAATCAGCAAAGTCGTTGATGTGCCACACACACAGagaaattgaacaataatattggctgGCACCGTGAGGGTGTGAGGCTAAGAAACTCCCCGTCACAAAACATATACTGATTATGTTCTAGAACCATATTATTCAATTGCATTTGCAGTAAAAGGGCAATCTTATAGGGTTCAATGCTTTACCATGATTCTTCATCTcttctaaagaaaaattttcaatttgtagCATGTTATCTGAAATCTACCAGACTACACTGATTCCTTGAgcagtaaataaattaatagaaatcatatgttaaaaatatgaatattctACAATATCATACCAAACTACTCATATTTCGAAGAAAGCGTGGAGAGAATTAGTTTTAGAACTTCAAATAAACAGAAAGCTTCATCTTGGAGACATTAGTCTGTGGAGTCCAGTGGCAAAAGAACCAGGTCTTAAATTCTTCTTTTAGCGGCTTTctcttcaatttcttccttagCTTTGATGTCTCCATACTATGAAACCAGTCAGCTATTTCTTATACTCATTCTTATATCGCTAACCTACTCATTTCATGATGAGAACATTCTGAACTTCTTCTCAGATTCATGCATTGTTCTCCTTGTGCATAATTAGGAGCCTTACGAATCTAAATCTAACAAACATCTCCATAGGTACCAGCAGCTTCTTGGATGTCCAATTAAGTGAATGGAGTGTTCAAACTTGTTAAGTTGAGACTATACTACAGTCTCTTTGGAGCATGACCTGAAGCAGTCAAATAATTCAGAAAGTTAAAGATTGTATGTTCTATTGGCTGTAGATAACAGGCTTGGAGCACAGCATCCTTATGACTTTCTTTGATTTATGTATATAGTCAGAATAACAGAAACGGATATGAGTCCATGAAAATGGAAATGTTGCTGCAGGAGTTCCAGTATACAatatccattggatggagagTGAGTCCAGCAATATCCCTTTTCTGGAAGTAATTAGAGATGTATAATAAGGCCGTAGCTCCTTGGTGCTCATAATATAAAGATGACAAATGCTTTACCATTATTAAAAGATACTATTCGAGACTAGGCCAAGTTAGCCTGAGATTGATCCAGCATTCAGGAGAATAGTGGAGAAACTGAAGTCAGTTTTCTGGCTGCATGACTTTTTGATTTGAGAGTTGTTAGGACCAGTATAAAATGTCATTCATTGCCACATTAACAGATTTCTTCATACCATGTATGGTGCACTAGCTAAATTGAAGAAAAGCCTAAACCAAGATACAATACTTAAGAAACTAAGGCTTCCTTTCAGGTTACAAATTTTCATacaagtttaatttaatactatCACATGCTTCCGCTTTCTTTCTCACCTCAAAGGGTGCCGTAGAGGATTAAAAACGAAATACAAATGACTAATTAACTAACATAGTCTTCTTAATTCAACTCTTGGATTCCACGAGATAGATCTCTATGAAGCAGTATTAGAATCTTTAAAGCGTGCTGTAGAggattaaaaacaaaacacaactGCCTCATTAACCAACAGTCTTCTTGACTCGACTCTTGAATTACTTGAGATAGATCTCTATGAAAAAGCAGTATTAGAATCTTTAAGACCTGGAAAGATGGGAAAGTTATTCAGACACAGAAAAGCTATCTCAAACACGCTTCCTTGCTAAGTCTGGACCAGCTCACACTTATGAGCTAGCAAATCATTACTGTATCCAGCATAAAAGGTCAGGGTCAAACCATTAACTCGTCCAGTAGAAATAGTGAGTTTCACTACATCCAATACCACATAGAAGTATCATATCTTTTAATTCACTTTTTCTACATCTGatctaaaaattattcctaatCATCATTGTTGGTTGTTTGTTACATCTCATTTCACATAGAAGTATCACATTTTCACATGAAAGATGCTGAACAGCTGACCTCTTCCTTCCTATAAGCATCCTGTTtgtaattcaaattcaaaagtgTTGAATCTGGTCCCAGATTCAACTTTACTCTTTGGTCCATgtagattttataattttacaaagatCCTAGTTATAACTAGGTTACTGGAGACTCTGTCATGGAAGTAGggtatcataattataagagACATTTGAGCGACTGTATAAGTAGGAGCAATTCACCCCTAAACCACATAATAGATTGTGtactttttaatttggttttcTTCTTGCTTTTGCACAAGTTTCGTAATTTATCTTGCAATTTCTAATAGGAAGCATCCAGCTCGCTCTACACATGAACTAAATGCAAACAAGAATGCTTCCATTTTAACATGCAAGAGCGCAAATGTTTTGCTCGCAGAAAATCTTGGTTAATTGGCAAATAGACTTCACATGAATACTCATCCTAATTTCAAGATAATCTCAATCAACATAATTTATGCAAGGGGTTTTCCCTTCTGAGATGACGAAATACAAGTATCACACATTCCCTGCGTACCTAAAAGTAGGAAAAGTCATAATTTCAACTGAGCTGATAGAATTTGGGAAAAACTGACATACCAAAAAGGGAATAGGAGTAATGAATTTGGGACAAAGAAAGTAATAAAACTTGGCACGTCTTGTATCCAATTCTTTCTAAACTTCCCTATAACCtttcttaaaataaactaCAGAGCCATCATGGTCACAATTACAACAATTGCCGAACCCCTGATGCAGTAATCATGGTTGACAGGAGGCAGAGAGAACCTCCAACTATATCCCATCACAAATCACTACCAAGTTACAGAACATACAAATCAAAGAAACTATCAGGTAGCTTAAACACTGGCAGACCATATACGGAGGAAAATCCTCCAGGAACAAATTTTGAGAGCTGAACCGAGGGGGGGGATGAGATGGAAGTGTAGAATGGATGATTTTGAACATACACAATGTGAAaaaagaaggggaaaaaaacaGCCAGTCTGGGAAATTATCCAAGTGAATcaattcattttgaaaaaccaaAGAAAACTGAGAATCGCTTCATTAATGAGTTTGAAAACTCTAAACGATGTAAGCTGCATGGAGGAGCAAGAATACCACATGCCCAAATAAAACTCAA includes the following:
- the LOC105170619 gene encoding nuclear pore complex protein NUP214 isoform X2, producing MANPPLLDLTTDGAPLFELDDEIDGDEVGSRNYRFCKVGEPVPIKSDDSSEFDPQCLPSQPLAVSERFRLLFVAHPQGFCVARTKDVMASAEEIKEKQTGPSVQELSLVDVSIGKVSILALSSDDSLLAVTIGNHVHFFAVSALLHKDQKPSYSVSLDDSICIKDMRWARKVAKAYVILSDDGKLYHGSGQGPPSYVMEGVDSVDWSVKGNFVAVAKKNIVSILSSEFEEKLRFLLQFQSVVGDSDVNQVIKVDSIRWIRPDCLAVGCFQLNDDGEEENYIVQVITTRGRKITDAAAKPIVLSFNNVFMDFSSDAVPIRNGPHLFLSYLDLYGLAFIANRNLSQHVGLFCWSLDSGKNEAAVIEILNDAWNLYIDTQVNGEENVIMGLSVDKVSQNENVRFTLGDEETEVSPCCLIVCQTIDGKISVFHFASARGALASSEVCADEEEDDSQASTNHQLSVISSAGGEESRVPTSLPSESHEFSRVAIGKTGAKATITNELSPSFHLDGRSQEQTYTENTGQKPLTNSQMVKVKVDEPEKALSTKQNQDSNPEYQSISEVKRSTGFFTAEVVGDSFQQSMSNYSISGRNVEPLGKVPPTSSPSGWSLTRSNARVDSSKPSTGKFLSFPSGEIGNSDKPALQSGGGVERRATDLKEKAKPSVSFTSFGQTDSSAQGNRNSLPGSPGSQASLTESVASGKSFPSEFKKELSAAPSPAGFPYSAQKVSKQFGNVEEMARKLDKLLEGIEGKGGFRDASITSQTHSVVELEDCIWALSDRCRTWRGLMDERSKEVQLLLDKTIQVLVRKVYMEGIFKQATDSRYWELWNRQKLSSEMELKRRRILELNQELTTKLIELERHFNSLEFNKFGEDGGMPRNRRVLQNSHRHSRQIQPLHILHNTTHAQLAAAEQLSGCLSKQMAALSIESSGKHDMKKQLFESIGLSYVGDTMTSPTRTRTSSTPSDQKHFIASGYIASKQQSRRNQASSAKSYEPETARRRRDSLDRTWANFDPPKTTVKRMLKEDSEKGSANRSLFNMDKQYLSPQLQKKSEVAHSALLNLSGGVNHYQSRGTAEIPVKESTQSPSSSLPQRTAGLLGRGMQVSSTKQISALPPPSILETRTTQSSEVGVFKLIDEKSKSSLPFTGKNDSFAPNESKLVQRFDTSFHPLPSMSGQMPEHSLTPPSSSTESLDHFKIGFTKSNTLNPKSTSMASDTTLFDSKIPITPASSFSSGSNVSVKGLFTKNSEKTSQPYDGLSVSTQLQSVSSNSLPSLSAFVSKPSSLTLSPVTPSSSGASVAAKEVPQPQTSVPSTVNFPSMLSLSTHENNLSSISPSSSIKNPESLTSLSVPSIAKYGSETEGVLQTRTSVAHVPSKVEEDVKIQASASQPGLAITASDLKFGPLPSTAPSELSINSKSGSKIDFGDSSKSSSVTSAIKLELPSATEALSPVALSSEGIGDSAKNVVSESSHEEMEEEAPETDQTAGFALGNFVGFGIGSTSDSTAPKSKPFGVAVLNKSTTSAPSQYMAPASGGELFRPASFNFQSPQPPEPLQPPNVANFSGGSGIPGQVSAGAGFGQPAHVGVGQQALGSVLGTFGQSRQLGAGLPGSGVASASGFGSGFVGTPAGGFGVGFASASSGGGFGSLASGAGGFAAAATVGGGFAAAATAGGGFAGAASAGGGFAAAASAGGGFGAAASAGGGFGAAASAGGGFGSSTTSGAVSGGGFGAFSNQQGSGGGFSAFAGGSGVGRPPSELFTQMRK